The following nucleotide sequence is from Deltaproteobacteria bacterium RBG_16_64_85.
GGGGATCATCCTCTCCACCTGCAACCGGGTCGAGGTGTGCGTGCTGGCGGGGGGGGAGTCCTACAAGGGCGCGACGGCCGTGAAGGAGTTCCTCTCCGCCACTCACGGCATCGCGAGGGACGAGCTGAACGGCTACCTCTACCACTACGAGGGGGAGGAGGCGGTGAAGCACCTCTTCCGGGTGTCGAGCAGCCTCGACTCGATGGTCCTGGGGGAGCCGCAGATCCTGGGGCAGGTCAAGGACGCCTACGGATACGCCGCCGAGTTCCGCACGATCGGGCCGATCCTCGACAAGTTCTACACCAAGGCCTTCTCCGTGGCCAAGCGGGTCCGCACGGAGACGAAGGTCGCAAGCTCCGCCGTCTCGGTGTCCTACGCCGCGGTGGAGCTCGCGAAGAAGATCTTCGGGAACCTCAAGGACAAGACGGCCATGCTGATCGGCGCGGGGGAGATGTGCGAGCTGGCGGCGCGCCACCTCCTCTCCGCGGGGGTCAAGCGGATCCTGGTCACGAACCGGACTTTCGAGCGGGCCGTCAAGCTCGCCGGGGAGTTCGACGGCATGCCGGTCCGGTTCGACGAGCTCCTGTCCCACCTCAAGATGGCGGATATCATCCTCTCGTCGACGGGCGCCCCCCACTTCATCCTGAAGAAGGAGGACGTGGAGGAGGTCCTCCGGATCCGGAAGAACCGCCCCATGTTCTTCATCGACATGGCCGTGCCCAGGGACATCGACCCGGACGCCAACCAGATCGACAACGTCTACGTCTACGACATCGACGACCTGAACAACGTGATCGAGACGAACCTCGAAGAGCGCCAGAAGGAAGCGGCGCGCGCGGAGGAAATCGTCTCCGCCGAGGTGCGGAATTTCCTCCGGTGGCTCGAGGCCCAGCAGGTCACTCCGACCATCGTGATGCTGCGGAGGAAGTTCGAGGAGGTGAAGAACGCGGAGGTGGCCAAGGCGATCGCGATGCTGGGGCCCGAAGACCCGAAGACGAAGAAAGTGGTGGAGTCGCTGGCCACCTCGATCCTCAATAAGGTCCTGCACCCTCCGATCACGGCGCTCAAGAAAGACGTCGACGGCCGCGACGTGACGGAGCTGGTGGCCACCGTCCGGGAGCTGTTCGACCTGCCGGAGAACGACGAACCATCCCCTCCTTCCACAGAGGCACGGAAAGAGAAGGAAGGAGGGGAGATTGAGTAGGAACAGCGTCCTTCGCCTCGGAAGCCGGGGGAGCAGGCTCGCTCTTTGGCAGGCCGAGTTCATCCAGTTCGAGGTGGAGCGCAAGACCGGCAGGAAGGCGGAGATCGTCAAGATCACGACCACCGGCGACATGATCCTCGATGTCCCGCTGGCCCGCGTGGGAGGCAAGGGGCTCTTCGTCAAGGAGATCGAGGAGGCGCTGCTTTCCGACCGCATTGATCTCGCCGTCCACTCCATGAAGGATGTCCCGACGGACCTCCCCCACGCGCTGGAAATCGTCGCCATCACCGAGCGGGAGGATCCACGGGATGCGTTCCTCTCCAACCAGGTGAAGCGGTTCGAGGACCTGCCGAAAGGAGCGAGGGTGGGCACCAGCTCGCTGCGCCGGCAGACGCAGCTGCTGGGACTCCGTCCGGACCTGGTCGTCGTCGACAACCGGGGGAACCTGGACACACGGATCCGGAAGATGGAGGAGGGGAAGTTCGACGCGATCATCCTGGCAGCAGCTGGCCTGCGCCGGCTGGGGTGGGAGCAGAGGATCACACAGGTTCTCCCCGTGGAGGTTTCCCTCCCCGCCATCGGACAGGGGGCGCTGGGGATCGAGATCCGGAGGGACGACGCGGAGACGCGGGAAGCGGTCTCGTTCCTCAACCACCGGGACACCTCGTTCGCCGTCCGCGCGGAACGCGGGTTCCTCAGGCGGCTCGAGGGGGGCTGTCAGGTTCCGATCGCCGCCTACGGGCGGACGAATGGAGATTCCATCCTCCTCCAGGGGATGGTGGGCCGTCCCGACGGGTCGGACATCGTGCGGGGGAACGCGCGGGGGACCGTGGCGGATCCCGAGGCGCTTGGCGTGGAGCTTGCCGAGCAGCTCCTGGCGCGTGGAGCGAAGGAAATCCTCGACGAAGTGTACCGCGCCGCCGGGAAATAGGCGGCGGGCGGTTTGCGGGCGATGTCGATGCTTGGAAAAAGGATCCTGGTCACCCGCGGCGAGGGGCAGGCGGAGGAGTTCGCCGCCCTGATCCGCATGCGGGGGGGGATCCCCGTGCTCTTCCCCACCGTCCGGCTGGTCCTCCCCGATGATCCGGGTCCCCTCGACGAGGCCCTGGCACGCCTGTCCTCCTTCGACTGGATCCTGTTCGCCAGCCCCAACGCGGCGAAATTTTTCTGCTCCCGCGCGGCGGAGAAGGGGATCTCCGGGCCGCCGGAAGGCGTCCGGGTGGCAAGCGTGGGGCCCGGCACGTCCCGGGAGCTCCGCCGCCTGGGGTTCCCGGCGGATCTCACCGCCGAATTGCATACGGCGGAAGGGCTGGTGGACGCGCTCCGGCAACAGGGGATTGCCGGGAAGAGGTTCCTGCTCCCACGCGCCCTGGAGGGGCGCGACGTGCTCCTTTCAGAGATCGCCCGGCAGGGGGGTGACATGGAGACGGTCGTCGTCTACCGTAACGAATTGCCCGAGCGGGACGAGCGCGCGGCGCGGGACATCGTTGCACAACCGCCCGACGTTTGCACATTCGCCTCCCCTTCCGCCTTCCGGAACTTTTTCCTCCTGCTGGGGGAAGGCCTCGCGGCGGAGGTGCTCTCCCGCAGCCGGATCGCGGTGATCGGCGAAGTGACCGCCCGGATCGTCGCGGAAAGGAAATTTACGGTGGACATCATGCCCGAAAAATATACGCTGGACGGGATGGTGGAGGCGATCGCCGTCCGCCTCGCTTCCCAATCCCGTGACGGAGGATCGAGACGATGAACTTCCCCGAATACCGCCCGCGGCGACTGAGGAAAAACGAGCTCTTCCGCCGGATGGTCCGGGAAACGAAGCTGTCCGTGGACGACCTGATCTGCCCGCTCTTCGCCGTCGCCGGGAAGGGGATCCGCAAGGAGGTCCCCTCGATGCCGGGCGTCTTCCAATTGAGCGTCGAGAACCTGGTCAAGGAAGTGAAGGAGGTCCGATCCCTGGGGATCCCCGCGATTCTTTTGTTCGGCATCCCGGCGAAGAAGGACCCGCTGGGATCGGACGCCACCTCCGACAAGGGGATCATCCAGACGGCGGTCCGCGCGATCAAGGACGCGGTCCCTGGGATCCTGGTCTTCACCGACGTCTGCTTCTGCGAGTACACCGACCACGGGCATTGCGGGATCCTCACCAGGGACGGCGACGTGGACAACGACGCCACCCTCGCCATCCTCGCGGAAAGCGCGCTCAGCCACGCGCGCGCGGGTGCGGACATGGTGGCCCCGTCGGACATGATGGACGGGCGCGTGGCGGCCATCCGGCAGGCGCTCGACAAGGAGACGTTCACGGGGACCCCCATTATGTCGTACGCGGCGAAATACGCCTCGGGCTTCTACGGGCCGTTCCGCGACGCCGCCGGGAGCGCGCCCAAGTCCGGCGACCGGCGGTCGTACCAGATGGACCCGCCCAACGCCCGCGAGGCGCTCCGCGAAGTGGCCCAAGACGTCCGGGAGGGCGCGGACATCGTCATGGTCAAACCCGCGCTTGCCTATCTGGACATCCTCTGGCGCGTCCGCGAGGCGTTCGACCTTCCCGTGGCGGCCTACAACGTGAGCGGGGAATACTCGCTGGTCAAGGCAGCCTCGAAGCTCGGGTGGGTCGACGGGGAGCGCGTGATGATGGAGATCCTCACGGGCATCAAGCGGGCCGGAGCGGACCTCATCCTCACCTATTCCGCCAAGGAAGCGGCGAAGATCCTCTCGAGGTGACTTCGATGGCCGGGACGACAGAGAGCGGGAACGCCTACAAGGTCATGGAGATCAGCGACGTCACCGACCAGACGGTCGAGGCGGCGCTGAACCGCTGTGTGGAGGA
It contains:
- a CDS encoding glutamyl-tRNA reductase, with amino-acid sequence MSSIVIVGLNHRTAPVEIRERLAFPADTIGHSLRGLVEREEIVEGIILSTCNRVEVCVLAGGESYKGATAVKEFLSATHGIARDELNGYLYHYEGEEAVKHLFRVSSSLDSMVLGEPQILGQVKDAYGYAAEFRTIGPILDKFYTKAFSVAKRVRTETKVASSAVSVSYAAVELAKKIFGNLKDKTAMLIGAGEMCELAARHLLSAGVKRILVTNRTFERAVKLAGEFDGMPVRFDELLSHLKMADIILSSTGAPHFILKKEDVEEVLRIRKNRPMFFIDMAVPRDIDPDANQIDNVYVYDIDDLNNVIETNLEERQKEAARAEEIVSAEVRNFLRWLEAQQVTPTIVMLRRKFEEVKNAEVAKAIAMLGPEDPKTKKVVESLATSILNKVLHPPITALKKDVDGRDVTELVATVRELFDLPENDEPSPPSTEARKEKEGGEIE
- a CDS encoding hydroxymethylbilane synthase, which produces MSRNSVLRLGSRGSRLALWQAEFIQFEVERKTGRKAEIVKITTTGDMILDVPLARVGGKGLFVKEIEEALLSDRIDLAVHSMKDVPTDLPHALEIVAITEREDPRDAFLSNQVKRFEDLPKGARVGTSSLRRQTQLLGLRPDLVVVDNRGNLDTRIRKMEEGKFDAIILAAAGLRRLGWEQRITQVLPVEVSLPAIGQGALGIEIRRDDAETREAVSFLNHRDTSFAVRAERGFLRRLEGGCQVPIAAYGRTNGDSILLQGMVGRPDGSDIVRGNARGTVADPEALGVELAEQLLARGAKEILDEVYRAAGK
- a CDS encoding delta-aminolevulinic acid dehydratase, which translates into the protein MNFPEYRPRRLRKNELFRRMVRETKLSVDDLICPLFAVAGKGIRKEVPSMPGVFQLSVENLVKEVKEVRSLGIPAILLFGIPAKKDPLGSDATSDKGIIQTAVRAIKDAVPGILVFTDVCFCEYTDHGHCGILTRDGDVDNDATLAILAESALSHARAGADMVAPSDMMDGRVAAIRQALDKETFTGTPIMSYAAKYASGFYGPFRDAAGSAPKSGDRRSYQMDPPNAREALREVAQDVREGADIVMVKPALAYLDILWRVREAFDLPVAAYNVSGEYSLVKAASKLGWVDGERVMMEILTGIKRAGADLILTYSAKEAAKILSR